Genomic window (Deltaproteobacteria bacterium):
CTGCTCGTGGTGACCAAGGCGGACCTGCTCCCGCACGTCGACTTCGACGTCGAGCGCTGCGCCGCCGCGGCGCGCCGGATCCAGCCCGGCATCCGACATCTCGTCGTGTCGGCACGCACGGGCGCCGGCATCCCCGGGTGGCTGGCCTGGGTACGCGAGGGAGGAGCCTGAGCGATGTGCCTCGCCGTCCCGGGCCGGATCGAGAGCGTCTTCGAGGAGGCGGGCCTGCGGATGGCGCGCGTCGACTTCGGCGGCGTGCGCCAGCGCGTCTGCCTCGAGACCCTGCCCGGGGCCGCCGCGGGCGCCTGGGTGCTCGTGCACGCGGGCATGGCGCTCCAGACGCTCGACGCGGAGGCCGCCGCCGCGAGCCTGCGCCTGCTCGCCGAGGCCGCCCGCGCGGGGGAGGCGGGCTCGTGAGGCTCGTCGACGAGTACCGCGACCCGGCGCTCGCGCACGCGCTGGCCACGGCGGTCGTGC
Coding sequences:
- a CDS encoding HypC/HybG/HupF family hydrogenase formation chaperone; the protein is MCLAVPGRIESVFEEAGLRMARVDFGGVRQRVCLETLPGAAAGAWVLVHAGMALQTLDAEAAAASLRLLAEAARAGEAGS